The following are from one region of the Tenacibaculum dicentrarchi genome:
- the rimP gene encoding ribosome assembly cofactor RimP, giving the protein MNQDKVKELLNEALLENESLYLIDLQFLANSKIKVIIDGDSGVPLNECMRISRKIEHNLDREDEDFSLEVTTPDIAHPLTVKRQYKKNINRILKVKTTTEEFEGTLIQVTDNDITLFWKAREPKPIGKGKHTVEKTMVLLYQDISEAKVKIIF; this is encoded by the coding sequence ATGAATCAAGACAAAGTCAAAGAATTATTAAACGAAGCATTATTAGAAAATGAATCATTATATTTAATTGATTTACAATTCTTAGCAAACAGTAAAATAAAAGTAATTATTGATGGTGATTCAGGAGTCCCTTTAAACGAATGTATGCGCATTAGTAGAAAAATAGAGCATAATTTAGATAGAGAAGATGAAGATTTTTCTTTAGAAGTAACAACACCAGATATTGCACACCCCTTAACTGTTAAGCGTCAGTATAAAAAGAATATAAACAGAATTTTAAAGGTTAAAACAACAACCGAAGAATTTGAAGGTACGTTAATTCAAGTAACAGATAACGATATTACCCTGTTTTGGAAAGCAAGAGAGCCTAAACCAATAGGTAAAGGAAAGCATACGGTAGAAAAAACAATGGTTTTGTTGTATCAAGATATTAGTGAAGCAAAAGTGAAGATCATATTTTAA
- a CDS encoding endonuclease, translated as MKKIIVLTIMLVISLFSDILYAQKKYKIRTIGFYNLENLFDTINDTSKNDEASPIMAIKGNKQKIYWDKIDKLSSVILQLGAEKTKTSPAILGVAEVENKKVLEDLIESKNLKNKKYGIIHFDSPDKRGIDVGLLYQKRYFKPIHYEAFNPRIYKNNKKVYTRDILWVAGYLDDELIHILVNHWPSRRGGEAKSRPLREKAAYRVIQIIEKIKINDPSPKILIMGDFNDDPINSSFKKVLKTVAKKKNLKKEDLYNPFENMFRRGFNTLGYRDNINLFDQIIISNKLVSSSKRKKDFTSFKMFKTGVFNKHFLTQKKGRYKGYPFRSFSFGKYSGGYSDHYPVYMYLIKED; from the coding sequence ATGAAAAAAATAATAGTACTTACAATTATGCTAGTTATTAGCTTATTTTCTGACATACTATATGCTCAAAAAAAATATAAAATAAGAACTATTGGTTTTTACAATCTTGAAAACTTATTTGATACGATTAATGATACTTCAAAAAATGATGAAGCAAGCCCTATCATGGCTATCAAAGGAAATAAACAAAAGATTTATTGGGATAAAATTGATAAACTTAGCAGTGTTATTTTGCAATTAGGGGCTGAAAAAACAAAAACAAGCCCTGCTATTTTAGGTGTTGCCGAAGTTGAAAACAAAAAGGTTTTAGAAGATTTAATAGAATCGAAAAATCTTAAAAATAAAAAGTACGGCATTATTCATTTTGATTCTCCTGATAAACGAGGTATTGATGTTGGTTTATTATATCAGAAAAGATATTTTAAACCGATTCATTATGAAGCTTTCAATCCTCGTATTTATAAAAATAATAAAAAAGTTTATACCCGTGATATTTTGTGGGTTGCCGGATATTTAGATGATGAATTGATTCATATACTTGTAAATCATTGGCCGTCTCGCAGAGGTGGCGAAGCAAAAAGTAGGCCTTTACGAGAAAAAGCAGCCTACAGAGTTATCCAAATTATTGAAAAAATTAAAATAAATGACCCGAGCCCTAAGATTTTAATTATGGGTGATTTTAATGATGATCCGATTAATAGTAGCTTTAAAAAAGTTTTAAAAACGGTAGCGAAAAAGAAAAATTTAAAAAAAGAAGATCTTTATAATCCTTTTGAAAATATGTTTCGCCGAGGGTTTAATACTTTAGGGTATCGCGATAATATTAATTTATTTGATCAAATAATTATCAGCAATAAATTAGTTTCTTCTAGTAAAAGAAAAAAAGATTTTACGAGCTTTAAGATGTTTAAAACAGGGGTTTTTAATAAGCATTTTTTAACACAAAAAAAAGGGCGCTACAAAGGCTATCCTTTTAGAAGTTTTTCGTTTGGTAAATACAGCGGCGGCTATAGCGATCATTATCCTGTTTATATGTACTTAATTAAAGAAGACTAA
- a CDS encoding carboxypeptidase-like regulatory domain-containing protein — protein sequence MKKFTITILLLFLSLFDLNAQNSVKGILVHADTEIALSGVSIHIKKTAITSTTAVDGTFILNNLPKGNQLLSVSLNGFETQTFPLQVSDNSINLGTIFLYEATTQYQDLSTIILTDDELSDDANTADNIAGLLQASKDVYLRTAAYEWSASFYSIKGLASENSKVLINGFEMNKLYNGRPQWSNWGGLNDVLRNQNFSSGLSPSNYTFGGVLGATNMNTRASDYRKSARISYASSNRSYSHRFMAMYASGILKNGWAVTASASKRTASQGFINGTMYNANSFFISLEKIINENHSINTTAIYAKNSRGKSAANTQEVYDIKGIKYNPYWGYQNGKIRNARVKRIEEPILMLNHYWNMTNKTTLETGIAYQFGEMGNSRLDFNGGNDPNPTYYRKLPNYFLKDSYYGKDFENAYKSLVNFQNDGQLNWKNLYVGNEKTADNALFSLYEDCTDDTQLSLKTILNTQINENITLSGSLDYTILSSENYARIVDLFGATGYVDINKFGNLGEDDYQNDLLHPNKIAKVGDKFKYNYEIAAKVYGGFVQLQFKYNKVDFFIAGTVNSSSYQRKGLFKNGIYPGDITNIKIPNSLGYSEKLNFMGYGAKAGATYKISGRHLLNFNGGYTSKAPSIRNSFANSRSNNLTVASVSRLLNEKISTFDASYIVRMPFLKAKLTGYYTTIKDASNIAFYFTGSENLFVQEVLTGINKQHLGVELGVEAPILSTFNLRAAANLGHYIYANNPNITLASEISADSQKAGFDKRGIKNYGKASLKNYKIASGPQRSYSFGFDYRDPDYWFVGLTGNYLDKIYVAPSAIKRTTSFISDDTQLFPNYDADLAKKLLTQEQFDGYFTLNAIGGKTWRVGQNKYIGFFASVSNLLNKAYKTGGYEQGRTANYGLESTDNTNGTPVFGTKYWYGRGASYFLNINYRF from the coding sequence ATGAAGAAATTTACAATAACAATTTTATTATTATTTTTAAGTTTATTTGATTTAAATGCACAAAATAGTGTAAAAGGAATCCTTGTACATGCCGATACTGAAATAGCATTGTCGGGCGTTAGCATCCATATAAAAAAAACAGCTATTACCAGTACAACTGCTGTTGATGGTACTTTTATTTTAAACAATTTACCCAAAGGAAATCAACTCCTTTCTGTATCATTAAATGGGTTTGAGACTCAAACTTTTCCGTTGCAAGTATCTGACAATTCTATAAATTTAGGGACTATTTTTTTATATGAAGCCACTACGCAATACCAAGATTTAAGCACTATTATACTTACAGATGATGAATTAAGCGATGATGCAAATACGGCCGATAATATTGCAGGTTTATTACAGGCATCAAAAGATGTTTATTTACGAACTGCCGCCTACGAATGGAGTGCTTCTTTTTATAGTATTAAAGGGCTGGCGTCTGAAAATTCAAAAGTGCTTATCAATGGTTTTGAAATGAATAAATTATACAACGGTCGTCCGCAATGGAGTAATTGGGGCGGTTTGAATGATGTGTTGCGAAATCAAAATTTTAGCAGTGGTTTATCGCCTTCAAATTATACGTTTGGCGGTGTTTTAGGTGCAACAAATATGAATACTCGAGCTTCTGATTATAGAAAAAGTGCCCGAATTTCCTACGCTTCTTCTAACAGAAGTTATTCCCATCGTTTTATGGCAATGTATGCTTCAGGGATTTTAAAAAATGGCTGGGCAGTTACCGCATCAGCAAGTAAAAGAACGGCATCCCAAGGATTTATTAACGGTACAATGTATAACGCAAACTCCTTTTTTATCTCTTTAGAAAAAATAATAAATGAAAATCATAGTATCAATACCACGGCTATTTATGCTAAAAATAGCAGAGGGAAATCTGCCGCAAATACACAAGAAGTGTACGATATTAAGGGCATTAAATACAATCCGTATTGGGGCTATCAAAACGGGAAAATTAGAAATGCACGCGTAAAAAGAATTGAAGAACCTATTTTGATGTTAAATCATTATTGGAATATGACAAATAAAACGACTTTAGAAACAGGAATTGCGTATCAATTTGGAGAAATGGGCAATTCTCGTCTTGATTTTAACGGGGGAAATGATCCAAACCCTACTTATTATCGAAAATTGCCAAATTATTTTTTAAAAGATTCTTATTACGGTAAAGATTTTGAAAATGCCTATAAATCATTAGTGAATTTTCAAAATGATGGACAGCTAAATTGGAAAAATTTATATGTAGGAAATGAAAAAACTGCCGATAATGCCTTGTTTTCACTTTATGAAGATTGTACCGATGATACTCAATTAAGCCTTAAAACAATTCTAAATACCCAAATAAATGAGAATATTACCTTAAGTGGTAGTTTAGATTATACGATATTGTCTTCTGAAAATTATGCACGTATTGTTGATTTATTTGGCGCAACGGGGTATGTAGATATCAATAAATTCGGAAATTTAGGTGAAGATGATTATCAAAATGACTTATTACACCCCAATAAAATAGCAAAAGTTGGCGATAAATTTAAATATAATTATGAAATAGCGGCAAAAGTATATGGCGGTTTTGTGCAATTACAATTTAAATATAATAAAGTAGATTTTTTTATCGCAGGAACTGTTAATAGTAGCAGTTATCAGCGAAAAGGTTTGTTTAAAAATGGTATTTATCCTGGTGATATTACAAATATCAAAATTCCAAACTCATTAGGATATTCTGAAAAGCTAAATTTTATGGGCTATGGCGCAAAAGCGGGGGCTACTTATAAAATTTCAGGACGGCATTTGTTAAATTTTAACGGGGGTTATACTAGTAAAGCACCTTCAATTCGAAATTCTTTTGCCAATTCAAGATCAAATAATTTAACTGTTGCTTCGGTTAGTCGTTTATTAAATGAAAAAATAAGCACTTTTGATGCCAGTTATATTGTAAGAATGCCCTTTTTAAAAGCAAAACTTACAGGATATTATACTACAATTAAAGACGCTAGTAATATTGCTTTTTATTTTACAGGTTCTGAGAATCTTTTTGTTCAAGAGGTTTTAACAGGAATAAATAAGCAACATTTAGGTGTCGAATTAGGTGTTGAAGCGCCCATATTATCAACGTTTAACTTACGGGCAGCCGCAAATTTAGGACACTATATTTATGCTAATAATCCAAACATTACGTTAGCATCAGAAATAAGTGCCGATTCACAAAAGGCAGGTTTTGATAAAAGAGGTATCAAAAACTACGGAAAAGCAAGCCTTAAAAATTATAAAATAGCCTCAGGACCGCAAAGAAGTTATTCTTTTGGTTTTGATTATCGAGACCCTGATTATTGGTTTGTAGGGCTAACAGGTAATTATTTAGATAAAATATATGTTGCTCCTTCGGCGATAAAAAGAACGACTTCTTTTATTTCAGATGATACTCAGCTTTTCCCAAATTATGATGCCGATTTGGCTAAAAAACTATTAACTCAAGAACAATTTGACGGATATTTTACCTTAAATGCCATTGGCGGTAAAACCTGGCGGGTTGGTCAAAATAAGTACATCGGTTTTTTTGCAAGCGTTAGTAATTTGTTAAATAAAGCCTATAAAACAGGCGGATACGAGCAGGGACGAACCGCTAATTATGGCTTAGAAAGTACTGATAATACTAATGGAACACCTGTTTTTGGTACAAAATATTGGTACGGAAGAGGGGCGAGTTATTTCCTGAATATCAATTATAGGTTTTAA
- a CDS encoding thymidine kinase produces the protein MFLENTVNHTGQFGWIEVICGSMFSGKTEELIRRLKRAEFAKQRVEIFKPTIDTRYDNQQVVSHNATKIRSTPVPCSSNILLLANNVDVVGIDEAQFFDSGIVAVCNELANRGVRVIVAGLDMDFKGNPFGPMPALMATAEYVTKVHAVCTHTGNLAHYSHRKAASDDLVLLGEVQEYEPLSRAAYYKAVQEQHKKNENLSDE, from the coding sequence ATGTTTCTCGAAAATACAGTAAATCATACAGGGCAATTTGGTTGGATTGAAGTAATATGTGGTTCAATGTTTTCAGGAAAAACTGAAGAATTAATCCGCAGACTTAAACGTGCCGAATTTGCAAAACAACGTGTTGAAATTTTTAAACCAACTATAGATACTCGTTATGACAATCAACAAGTAGTATCTCATAATGCGACCAAAATTAGATCAACTCCCGTTCCTTGTTCTTCCAATATCTTATTACTAGCAAACAATGTTGATGTTGTTGGTATTGATGAAGCACAATTTTTTGACTCAGGCATCGTTGCTGTTTGTAATGAACTAGCCAATAGAGGTGTTCGAGTTATTGTGGCAGGTTTAGATATGGATTTTAAAGGAAATCCTTTTGGCCCAATGCCCGCTTTAATGGCTACCGCAGAATATGTTACAAAAGTACATGCTGTTTGCACACATACGGGTAACTTAGCACATTATAGTCATCGAAAAGCAGCCAGTGATGACCTTGTTTTATTAGGTGAAGTACAAGAATACGAGCCTTTAAGCAGAGCTGCTTATTACAAAGCTGTGCAAGAACAACATAAAAAGAACGAAAATTTATCCGATGAATAA
- a CDS encoding universal stress protein — MKKILLPIDFSKHSKYAAKLTAKIAKKTDGEIHLIHMIELPTGFKGMGSGANISIPESMLYIKMIKEKLLDYKNTFFADFDNVYHSIRFQNPYEGIRDYSKKINANLIVMGSKGQTALEEIIIGSNTEKTVRNSEIPVIITKKDNDNFKLKKLVFASSFENKEAKAFKGFLEFATKFKCKIYLLKINTPDNFENTSDSKKRVEAFIEPYKIVGHTIKVYNDTSIQEGILNFSNENNVDLVSLATHGRSGLSQFFNASVSIDLSKNVLKPILTFKV, encoded by the coding sequence ATGAAAAAAATATTACTTCCTATCGATTTTTCTAAGCATTCTAAATATGCTGCTAAACTAACTGCTAAAATAGCAAAAAAAACAGACGGTGAAATACACTTAATTCATATGATTGAACTACCTACCGGTTTTAAAGGTATGGGGTCTGGTGCTAATATTAGCATCCCTGAAAGCATGCTATACATTAAGATGATTAAAGAAAAATTACTCGATTACAAAAATACTTTCTTTGCTGATTTTGACAATGTATATCATTCAATACGTTTTCAAAATCCGTATGAAGGTATTCGTGATTATTCTAAAAAAATCAATGCCAATTTAATTGTTATGGGCTCTAAAGGACAAACAGCTTTAGAAGAAATTATAATTGGATCTAACACTGAAAAAACAGTTCGAAATTCTGAAATACCTGTTATTATTACTAAAAAAGATAACGATAATTTTAAATTGAAGAAACTTGTTTTTGCTTCTTCTTTTGAAAATAAAGAAGCAAAAGCATTTAAAGGTTTCCTAGAATTTGCAACAAAGTTTAAATGTAAAATTTACTTATTAAAAATTAACACTCCCGATAATTTTGAAAACACAAGTGATTCAAAAAAGAGAGTTGAAGCTTTTATTGAACCTTACAAAATAGTGGGGCACACCATAAAAGTATATAATGACACTTCAATACAAGAGGGGATTTTAAATTTTTCAAATGAAAATAACGTTGATTTAGTTTCTTTAGCAACACATGGAAGAAGTGGTTTATCTCAGTTTTTCAATGCTAGTGTTTCTATTGATTTATCTAAAAATGTATTAAAGCCAATACTTACTTTTAAGGTATAG
- the nusA gene encoding transcription termination factor NusA yields MENIALIESFSEFKDNKSIDRVTLMSILEEVFRAALKRRFGSDENFDIIINPDKGDLEIWRNRIVVADGFSEDDNEEIELAEARRIEPDFEIGEDVSEEVKLIDLGRRAILALRQNLISKIQEHDSTNIFKQFKDLEGEIYSAEVHHIRHNAVILLDDEGNEIVLPKSEQIRSDFFRKGDSVRGVIKSVELRGNKPAIILSRTSPAFLVKLFEQEIPEVFDGLITIEGVARIPGDKAKIAVDSYDDRIDPVGACVGVKGSRIHGIVRELGNENIDVINYTKNESLFVARALSPAKVTSVDIKPYEEEKNGKKGRVSVLLKPEEVSKAIGRSGVNIRLASELTGYEIDVQREGLEEEDVELTEFSDEIEDWVIAEFNKIGLETAKSVLEKDVSMLVQRTDLEEETILDVQRVLREEFEE; encoded by the coding sequence ATGGAAAATATTGCGTTAATTGAGTCATTTTCAGAATTTAAAGATAATAAAAGTATAGATAGAGTAACTCTAATGTCTATATTAGAGGAAGTATTTCGTGCTGCATTAAAACGTAGGTTTGGATCAGATGAAAACTTCGATATAATTATTAATCCTGATAAAGGAGATTTAGAAATTTGGAGAAATAGAATTGTAGTAGCAGACGGTTTTTCTGAAGATGATAATGAAGAAATAGAACTTGCTGAAGCACGAAGAATTGAGCCAGATTTTGAAATTGGTGAAGACGTATCTGAAGAGGTAAAATTAATAGATTTAGGAAGACGTGCTATTTTAGCTTTACGTCAAAACTTAATATCTAAAATACAAGAACACGACAGCACGAACATATTTAAGCAATTTAAAGATTTAGAAGGAGAAATTTATAGTGCTGAAGTACACCATATTCGTCATAATGCCGTAATTTTGTTAGACGATGAAGGAAACGAAATTGTTTTACCTAAAAGTGAGCAAATTCGTTCAGACTTTTTTAGAAAAGGAGATTCTGTTCGTGGAGTTATAAAATCGGTAGAATTAAGAGGAAATAAACCTGCTATTATCTTATCAAGAACTTCACCAGCATTTTTAGTGAAGTTGTTTGAACAAGAAATTCCTGAAGTTTTTGATGGACTAATAACAATTGAAGGTGTTGCAAGAATTCCTGGTGATAAAGCAAAAATTGCCGTAGATTCATACGATGATAGAATTGACCCTGTAGGAGCTTGTGTTGGTGTAAAAGGGTCTCGTATTCACGGAATTGTACGTGAATTAGGAAACGAAAACATTGACGTAATCAATTACACTAAAAATGAATCGTTATTTGTAGCAAGAGCCTTAAGTCCTGCAAAAGTAACTTCTGTAGATATTAAGCCGTACGAAGAAGAGAAAAATGGTAAAAAAGGACGTGTAAGCGTTTTATTAAAACCAGAAGAAGTATCAAAAGCAATTGGTCGTTCAGGAGTAAATATACGGTTAGCAAGTGAGTTAACAGGGTACGAAATTGATGTGCAACGTGAAGGGTTAGAAGAAGAAGATGTAGAGTTAACAGAGTTTTCTGATGAAATAGAAGACTGGGTAATTGCCGAATTTAATAAAATAGGTTTAGAAACTGCGAAAAGCGTACTTGAAAAAGATGTTTCAATGTTAGTGCAAAGAACTGATTTAGAGGAAGAAACAATATTAGATGTTCAGAGAGTTCTAAGAGAAGAATTTGAAGAATAA
- the infB gene encoding translation initiation factor IF-2 yields the protein MAEGNKLIRLNKVLREFNISLDRAVEHLAKNGHKVESRPTAKISDAEYQILLDGFQTDKSKKVASKEVSEEKRKEKEANRLRVEEDQEKKRVEDEAKKQEVLKAKAKRLEVKTVGKIDIKTGKSVENKKPATPLKEVPKVVIETPKKEVPVQETKVVEKQTIKVAEKKIEPIKVKVQEPKEIKIKEVKPEVVKAETPKKIDIKEVKKVAETKPEDVKAEKPVEITAENAVKLKTQYKKLDGPKITGIKIDLKQFERPKKKKPDAKTDADKRKRKRISKPGTSTKPGTTRTVRPAQNRSGGNRTPFRGRGAQRPAVKKEEPTEAEVQKQVRETLERLQGKSKRGKGAKYRRNKRDAHREHTEAELEAQALDNKILKVTEFVTVSEVATMMDVPVTNIISSCMMLGMMVTMNQRLDAETLVIVAEEFNYKVEFVGAEVEESIEEVEDKPEDLINRAPIITVMGHVDHGKTSLLDYIRKANVIEGESGGITQHIGAYAVPVGEQKIAFLDTPGHEAFTAMRARGAQVTDLVIIVVAADDDVMPQTKEAISHAQAAGVPIIFAINKIDKPNANPDNIKTQLSAMNLLVEDWGGNIQSQEISAKTGQGVEELLEKVLLEAEILELKANPNKNAKGAVVEALLDKGRGYVSTILVQAGTLKIGDYILAGKHSGKVRAMFDDKGNKVKEAGPSTPVSILGLDGAPQAGDKFNVFEDEREAKQIAAKRSQLQREQSVRTQKTLTLAEIGRRIALGDFKELNIILKGDVDGSVEALTDSFQKLSTEEIQVNILHKGVGAITESDVLLATASDAIIVGFNVRPQANARVIADREEVDIRTYSIIYDAINDLKDAMEGMLSPEMKEEILGNIEIREVYKISKVGNIAGCMVMNGKVTRDAKIRIIRDGIVVHDGFLSSLKRFKDDVKEVTKGYDCGLQIKGYNDIIERDVIEAYTEIAVKKKLK from the coding sequence ATGGCTGAAGGCAACAAATTAATAAGACTTAATAAAGTATTAAGAGAATTTAACATTTCTTTAGATAGAGCTGTAGAACACTTGGCTAAAAACGGTCATAAAGTAGAATCACGTCCTACTGCTAAAATTTCTGATGCGGAATATCAAATATTACTTGATGGATTTCAAACAGATAAATCTAAAAAAGTAGCCTCTAAGGAAGTAAGCGAAGAAAAGCGTAAGGAAAAAGAAGCTAATCGCCTACGTGTAGAGGAAGATCAGGAGAAGAAAAGAGTAGAAGACGAAGCTAAAAAACAAGAAGTTTTAAAAGCCAAAGCTAAAAGATTAGAGGTTAAAACCGTAGGGAAAATTGATATTAAAACTGGAAAATCAGTAGAAAATAAAAAGCCAGCTACGCCTCTAAAAGAAGTACCAAAAGTGGTGATAGAAACACCTAAAAAAGAAGTGCCTGTTCAAGAAACTAAAGTTGTTGAAAAACAAACTATAAAGGTAGCTGAAAAGAAAATAGAACCAATTAAAGTTAAGGTTCAAGAACCTAAAGAAATTAAGATTAAAGAAGTTAAGCCCGAGGTTGTGAAAGCAGAAACACCTAAGAAAATAGATATTAAGGAAGTAAAAAAGGTAGCGGAAACAAAACCAGAGGATGTAAAGGCAGAGAAACCTGTTGAAATTACTGCCGAAAATGCTGTGAAATTAAAAACACAGTATAAAAAATTAGACGGTCCTAAAATTACAGGAATTAAAATTGATTTAAAACAATTTGAACGTCCTAAAAAGAAGAAACCTGATGCTAAAACAGACGCAGATAAAAGAAAGCGTAAACGTATTAGTAAACCAGGAACTTCTACAAAACCAGGAACTACTAGAACAGTTAGACCTGCTCAAAATAGAAGTGGTGGAAATCGTACACCTTTTAGAGGTAGAGGAGCCCAAAGACCAGCCGTTAAAAAAGAAGAACCAACTGAAGCTGAAGTACAAAAACAAGTACGTGAAACTTTAGAAAGACTTCAAGGTAAGTCTAAAAGAGGTAAAGGTGCTAAGTATCGTAGAAATAAAAGAGATGCTCACAGAGAACATACCGAAGCTGAATTAGAAGCTCAAGCGTTAGATAACAAAATATTAAAAGTAACAGAGTTTGTTACTGTAAGTGAAGTTGCTACAATGATGGATGTTCCTGTAACAAACATTATTTCTTCATGTATGATGTTAGGAATGATGGTAACAATGAACCAGCGTTTAGATGCTGAAACATTAGTTATTGTTGCTGAAGAATTTAATTATAAAGTAGAGTTTGTTGGAGCTGAAGTAGAAGAGTCTATTGAAGAAGTTGAAGACAAACCTGAAGATTTAATAAACCGTGCGCCAATTATTACGGTAATGGGTCACGTAGATCATGGTAAAACATCGTTATTAGACTATATTCGTAAAGCGAATGTAATTGAAGGTGAATCAGGAGGAATTACTCAACATATTGGTGCATACGCTGTACCAGTTGGAGAACAAAAAATTGCCTTTTTAGATACACCAGGTCACGAGGCCTTTACAGCAATGCGTGCCCGTGGAGCTCAAGTAACCGATTTAGTAATTATTGTAGTTGCTGCCGATGATGATGTAATGCCTCAAACAAAAGAAGCAATATCTCACGCACAAGCAGCTGGCGTTCCAATTATATTTGCTATCAATAAAATTGATAAGCCTAATGCGAACCCAGATAATATTAAAACACAATTATCAGCTATGAATTTATTAGTTGAAGATTGGGGAGGAAATATTCAATCGCAAGAAATTTCTGCTAAAACAGGGCAAGGTGTTGAAGAATTACTTGAAAAAGTATTATTAGAAGCTGAAATATTAGAATTAAAAGCAAATCCTAATAAAAATGCTAAAGGAGCAGTTGTAGAAGCTTTATTAGATAAAGGTAGAGGATATGTATCAACAATTTTAGTACAAGCAGGTACTTTAAAAATTGGAGATTATATTTTAGCAGGAAAACATAGTGGTAAAGTTAGAGCTATGTTTGATGATAAAGGAAATAAAGTAAAAGAAGCAGGGCCATCTACACCAGTATCAATTTTAGGTTTAGACGGTGCGCCACAAGCTGGTGATAAGTTTAATGTATTTGAAGATGAGCGTGAAGCAAAGCAAATTGCTGCAAAACGTTCTCAATTACAACGTGAACAATCTGTAAGAACTCAAAAAACATTAACCTTAGCCGAAATTGGTCGTCGTATTGCTTTAGGAGATTTCAAAGAATTAAACATTATCTTAAAAGGAGATGTAGATGGTTCTGTAGAAGCCTTAACCGATTCTTTCCAGAAATTATCTACTGAAGAAATTCAAGTAAATATTTTACATAAAGGAGTTGGAGCAATTACAGAATCTGATGTATTATTAGCAACAGCTTCAGATGCAATTATTGTTGGATTTAATGTACGTCCACAAGCAAATGCAAGAGTAATTGCTGATAGAGAAGAAGTAGATATTAGAACATATTCTATTATTTATGATGCTATTAACGATCTTAAAGATGCCATGGAAGGAATGTTGTCTCCTGAAATGAAAGAAGAAATTCTTGGTAATATTGAAATTAGAGAAGTTTATAAAATTTCTAAAGTTGGTAATATTGCAGGATGTATGGTAATGAATGGTAAAGTAACCAGAGATGCTAAAATCCGTATTATTAGAGATGGTATTGTAGTTCATGATGGTTTCTTATCTTCATTAAAACGTTTCAAAGACGATGTTAAAGAAGTAACAAAAGGATACGATTGTGGTCTTCAGATAAAAGGTTACAACGATATTATTGAAAGAGATGTTATTGAAGCTTATACTGAAATTGCAGTTAAGAAGAAGTTGAAATAA
- a CDS encoding glycosyltransferase codes for MSNKNTGMKYIFCMKWGTLYGPEYVNRLHAMVKKNLSYDFKMVCFTDDSTGIINDVDCYDIPEMNIRTDIPERMWKKLTTLKDDLYGLEGTALFLDLDIVIVDKIDCFFDVEGSFRIIKDHSWRTWRITGNSSVYRFEIGKHGYVFNDFIKNFDELRKIHRNEQEYLTHSINDNSSLQYWDKKWCPSFKYDCVSRFPLAFWKKPTIPEGAKIIIFHGEINPHNAIKGGRGKWYRYVRPAPWVADYWIE; via the coding sequence ATGAGTAATAAGAATACAGGAATGAAGTATATATTTTGCATGAAATGGGGTACGTTGTACGGTCCTGAATACGTAAACAGACTACATGCTATGGTAAAAAAGAATTTATCATATGATTTTAAAATGGTTTGTTTTACTGATGATAGCACAGGAATTATCAACGATGTTGATTGTTATGATATTCCCGAAATGAATATCCGTACAGATATACCTGAAAGAATGTGGAAAAAATTAACAACACTTAAAGATGATTTATACGGGCTTGAAGGAACTGCCTTATTTTTAGATTTAGATATTGTTATTGTTGATAAAATTGATTGCTTTTTTGACGTTGAGGGTTCTTTCAGAATTATCAAAGACCATAGTTGGAGAACCTGGAGAATAACAGGAAACTCTTCTGTTTATAGGTTTGAAATAGGAAAACATGGCTATGTTTTTAATGATTTTATCAAAAATTTTGACGAATTAAGAAAAATTCATCGAAATGAACAAGAGTATTTAACACATAGTATTAACGATAATTCAAGCCTTCAATATTGGGATAAAAAATGGTGCCCTAGTTTTAAGTATGATTGTGTTTCAAGATTTCCTTTAGCTTTTTGGAAAAAACCAACAATTCCTGAAGGAGCTAAAATTATTATTTTTCATGGAGAAATCAACCCTCATAATGCGATAAAAGGAGGTCGAGGTAAGTGGTATAGGTATGTTCGTCCTGCACCTTGGGTAGCAGATTATTGGATTGAGTAA